From Lycium ferocissimum isolate CSIRO_LF1 chromosome 12, AGI_CSIRO_Lferr_CH_V1, whole genome shotgun sequence, one genomic window encodes:
- the LOC132039023 gene encoding uncharacterized protein LOC132039023 yields the protein MSAILCGKRSNFFEDLQSSPPVPKRIRCSSFSPPRSNYLSAIDHLVSVFPDMDKQLVERALQECGDDLDSAIKRLNELRLGSAENLGPLGGRSDETEETGTQILTQGNGGPTPVEDSSAAKELHMEKTEWVEVIVREMSSASNIDDAKARASRVLEVYEKSICAHSTEATARVFQQENIMLKQQLEATIQENAILKRAFTIQRERQKEFEDRGDEVNQLKQMVAQYQEQLRTLEVNNYALTMHLKQAQQSSSIPGRFNPDVF from the exons ATGTCTGCAATTTTGTGCGGAAAGAGATCTAATTTCTTCGAAGATTTACAATCATCGCCGCCGGTTCCTAAGAGGATCCGTTGCTCGTCATTTTCTCCGCCGCGATCTAATTATTTATCGGCGATTGATCATCTCGTATCGGTGTTTCCAGATATGGACAAacag TTGGTTGAGAGAGCTCTTCAAGAATGTGGCGATGATCTGGATTCTGCCATCAAAAGACTAAATGAACTTCGCTTGGGGTCTGCTGAGAATCTGGGCCCCCTCGGAGGAAGATCTGATGAAACGGAGGAGACCGGCACTCAGATCTTAACTCAAG GTAATGGTGGGCCCACTCCTGTAGAGGATTCATCTGCAGCAAAAGAACTGCACATGGAGAAAACAGAATGGGTGGAGGTGATTGTTAGAGAGATGAGTAGTGCCTCAAATATAGATGATGCTAAAGCCCGTGCTTCACGAGTTCTTGAGGTCTATGAGAAGTCCATTTGTGCCCACTCAACAGAGGCAACAGCTCGAGTTTTCCAGCAG GAAAACATCATGCTCAAGCAGCAGTTAGAAGCTACTATTCAAGAGAATGCTATTTTGAAGCGAGCATTTACAATTCAACGTGAGCGTCAGAAGGAGTTTGAGGATAGAGGGGATGAGGTGAATCAGCTGAAGCAAATGGTGGCTCAGTACCAGGAGCAGCTGAGAACGCTTGAG GTTAATAACTATGCGCTCACGATGCATCTCAAGCAGGCGCAACAAAGCAGCTCTATCCCCGGGCGCTTCAATCCGGACGTGTTTTAA
- the LOC132040106 gene encoding calmodulin-like protein 3, with the protein MLTISILFLALLFILGLITTLFKFPTKKIQSWIYSLSIKNSNFSNKKDSILVEQKSMTRSSSLSNSHSKIELKGIFATFDKNSDGYITKQELKQSLKNIGIYMEDQDIVEMVEKVDSNKDGLIDLDEFYELCHTFLGIEKVVSEEVNQEEEENRERDLKDAFDVFDYDKDGLISEEELSKVLSSLGLNQGKKLDECKEMIRKVDVDGDGMVNFDEFKKMMRANGRLIPIS; encoded by the coding sequence atgttgACAATAAGCATTCTTTTCTTAGCACTTCTCTTCATTCTTGGTTTAATCACAACCCTTTTCAAATTTCCCACAAAAAAAATCCAATCTTGGATCTATTCCCTCTCTATCAAGAActcaaatttttccaacaaaaaagATTCAATCTTGGTTGAACAAAAGAGCATGACAAGGAGTAGTAGTTTGTCAAATAGCCATAGCAAGATTGAGCTAAAGGGtatttttgcaacatttgacaAGAACAGTGATGGTTACATAACAAAGCAAGAGTTAAAACAATCACTCAAGAATATTGGGATATACATGGAGGATCAAGATATAGTTGAAATGGTTGAGAAAGTTGATTCAAACAAAGATGGTTTGATTGATCTTGATGAGTTTTATGAACTTTGTCATACTTTCTTAGGCATAGAAAAAGTTGTAAGTGAAGAAGtgaatcaagaagaagaagagaatagaGAGAGGGATTTAAAAGATGCATTTGATGtgtttgattatgataaagatGGATTAATATCAGAGGAAGAATTGAGTAAAGTTCTTTCATCTTTGGGATTAAATCAAGGCAAGAAATTGGATGAATGTAAAGAAATGATAAGGAAAGTTGATGTAGATGGTGATGGAATGGTAAATTTTgatgaattcaagaaaatgatgAGAGCTAATGGAAGGCTTATTCCAATTTCTTGA